TTGGCCTCAGAATGCTGTGATTTGAAGCATCAGAATTGGATGTGTGATGTTCTTGATCAGGCCTGGAGTCTCTGCAGATGCCTCCCACTCCTCCCAGCTCTCACGGCAGCGACTCGGAGGGCAGTCAGAGTCCCGTTCACCCCTGTGCCCCCGCCAGCCCCACACAGACCCCCGCTGTCCTCAAGGTGGCGCCAAGAGCCCCGTCTTCCCTCTCCAGCTCTCCTCTGCTGACCGCACCTCATGTGAGTACAGAGGCATGTTGTTCACTAACagatgtgttgtgtttttttaacctccTCTGGTCTGATCTGACAGAAACTACAGGGCTCCGGGCCTCTCCTGCTGACGGAGGAGGAGAAGCGCACGCTCATCGCTGAGGGATATCCCGTGCCCACCAAGCTGCCCCTGTCCAAAGCTGAGGAGAAAGCACTGAAGAAGATCCGCAGAAAGATCAAGAACAAGGTCAGTCACGTAAAGCTGTAAAACACTGATGCATTCTTCAAATCTGAGTGCTAAGATTCATATCAAACACACCCATGACTTCCAGATTTCAGCACAAGAGAGCCGCAGGAAAAAGAAAGAGTACATGGATGCTTTGGAGAAGAAGTAAGTCTGCTAAATATTCATCAGATTTAATTAGCAtacataaatgtaacatttatgaaaaataaataagctttttccACTCGAGTTCTCAGAGGTGTTGCAAATTTTAAGATCAAGTTGTTCAAGCGTAAAAGACTTACTGATGCTTAAAAGTATGTTTATTGTTGTGAATAATTCATAGCTGctcctttttttaaatcttgattaaaatatagtaacttgctccacttctgaaacctttccaggttttttttttacattaaatattttttcaccTAGAATTAAGTCAaattatcaaagaaaatacacatatacatacatacatacacgcacacacacacacacacacacacacacacgtgtgtgtgtatgcatgtaatttatttatttatttagatatatacttaaaatataattaaattcttaaaatattaaatattattattattatagtgtatAACATTAAAACtaggtaattttttaaataaatgtatgtatatatatatatgaaagtaaaatgggttgcaaatcAAGTTTCAAATTCATGTTGCaaaaatttataaatgaaatatttaaaaaaaaaaattcatttagaaATAAGTGACATCATGGAAGTCAAATGGGTTGCAAATCCAGTttcatgttaaataaatgtataagtgCAATATTTTTAATATCTGTATGTGACATTGCAAGTACCTCTCCATCCACAGGGTGGAGACCTGCTCCAGCGAGAACAGTGAGTTACGCAGGAAAGTCGAAACACTGGAGTGCACCAACAAGTAAGAGCCTCGACCCTTCTTTCCAGTTACCTGCAGTACACTCTACAGCCATCATTAGCTCATGTTTGGATCTCACACTTTCTGTTGCAGGCTGAGTTTTAATTTTGAGTCATGAATGATAGATGCTATGTAAACAGTGCTGTATTGATTGTGTGGCAGGTCTCTGCTGCAGCAGCTGCACTCACTGCAGGCGGCGGTGGCAGGAAAGGTCCCGCGGTCCTGCAGGGTGACGGGCACCCAGACCTCCACATGCCTCATGgtgagcgctctctctctgtgtgtgtgtgtgtgtgtgtgtgtgtgtgtgtgtgtgtgtgtgtgtgtgtgtgtgtgtgtgtgtgtgtgtgtgtgagaatgagcaCTAACAGAAGCACTGCTGTATGTGTGCAGGTGGTGGTTCTGTGTTTTTCCGTATTCTTGGGGAGTTTCTACCAAGGCCTGAGCCCCTGTTCCTCCATCACCAAAACAGAGCTGAGCAGAGAGATCTCCATACAGGACTCGTACACCACTACAGGTATGCATGCTGGGATAGCAGTGCAAAAATATACAGAGACACGCAACTTCTAATTAGATATGATATGCATTTGCTGTGtaattatacatacatttgtacatattaaaatatatattttaaaataatataatatctaaataattatatgtgtatataatatatgatcactttacacaaacatatatatagatgtatagatagacagtttttaaatttatattgttaaaatatattagtaataatatgtttaatttataaattaagttTTCTATTTATATcttatgtgtgtgcatatatatataaattaattatttgtactatattcatatatatttgtaaacaaatatataaaaataaactatatttaattatctatttaaaattaaattcatattTGTCTTTATATGTAAGGTTTGTATGtgtacattttgtatatatatttgcatataatataagtaaataattattagttttacatgtacatttttacTTGTATTATATTAGTATTACATGCAAAGTCTTAATAAGTATTATAACACATCAACATTTTTCCAAGTAAATATGTTTCTAAAAGTACTTTACTTTTCTTCCCTGTGTCATTGCATTTCACTACACAGAACTTAATTTCTGAGCTTTggtcttttgttttctttgtatgtatggattcATTGGGTTGTTACGGACgtctggtgaaaatttcatgcCAGcagcacttttagaaaaaaaaaaattctgggaaAAATGGTGatatgttcaatacttattttacccgctGTATTTTCCAGTTACTGGTTTAATAAATGTTACTGTTGCATGATATAACAATCTGTCACACATATTCAGCAGTCGGTCTTCATCTTCATCAGTTGTGTGAGGATGTTTATGTGTTGATTAAAGTGTGGATGTAGTATTAATGCAGAGGTACTAGAGCGTTTTCACTCGTGTCTGTTGCAGTCCCTGCTGTATTTTGCTCATTATTCTCGGTCTCTTGTTGACTAATAAATGGAGGAACGGCTGGATTTGGATCCATTTTAGTGGTCTGCGCCTCACTCTTGAGCTGCTGAGAGTCTTTATCAGTGCTGGAGTGGGCCAGTAATTATCATGCCTTTAAAAGCAGAGCGAACGCTTAATCATCGCTGATCTCTGGTCCGCCCGCATCACGTTTCTCCCACGCGCACCATTCAGTCAATGCACCGCTTCAACAAAACACTACTGTACTAATAAAAGAGCTGTTTACACCTGATATTAATATCCATCTCATGCGATACCGTCACAAATGCTCAGCCGAGACATCTGCTCGTATCTGCTGGCAAGAAAGAAAACGGTTGACCTGCAAGCCTTTTAGGGTAtaaattataattcattattaaaatattagataTTGAAAAAGTCCTACAATTATTATGATCAGTaaaattaaaagtatataaatgaatgaaatttgttttaaaaaatatttgttatttttatggctttctttttagatttacaaaacctaaaaaataaaataaaaaaaatcacaacaaacaaaacacaaacaaggaacagatacttttaaatattacaagttaaatatatactttaaatatcttatatatctaaaatatctgaagaattatttttattaaatacattatttatttcacaatttatttgtattacattttacattgagatgtttaaatataaataaaaaagatactttaatataaattattaatttattaataaacacacacacacatacaattacttattaattacatatattataagataaataaaatatctaaattatgagTGTGTGGATATGATCTAGTATGTGATTGTGTATGGTGatttatgtaatgtaattaattaaaatattagataaatattttacacaacacacaataaatcaaattttttatataatattttataataaatacaatagtaaatatatatatatatatatatatacatacatacatacatacctaCAGATCTTCACCATTTGCATCTgtttcattaataaaaaacagTAAGAAAAGCCCTTCAGTGTGATGTTTGTTCATTTCCCCAGTGAGGTCCCGGAACCTGTTGTCCATTCCAGAGCACGGGGGTCTGGACGAGCCTTATCCCGTCGGGCTGGGTGGAGATTATCCCGATTGGGACCGTCAGGCCGATGTAATGGCAGCTTGGCGTTTAGAACAGCAGCACAAACAGGAGCAGGCGGAGCTTCGTGAAGCAGAGCCCCGCCCACTTATTCAAAACACCAATGAAACACAAGGACAGAAGGCCATTCTAAtagacctgcacacacacaggTAACGACCGTCCTTCTGAGGCTGCTTCGATTTAAAGATTGGTTTGATAACACATGGATGCTGAACCCTGGGTTTTGTTTTGGCAGGTCAGATCAGTGGTCAAACGAGACGGCTAAAGTCTTACAGTTGGAGAGGACCTGAGATCCCTGCAGCGGCGGGCCATAGGCTTCATATTTATAGTACTGTTTTACTtagatatccttttttttttaaataaacacaacaactcaaaaatgtatttttattccaTTCCAGCAGTATATCAAATTTTGCTACTCATGTACACtgttatctttttttatgttttgaatttgTGTTTTAATATTCTTTCTTTTCCCTTTTTCGCCTATTTGCCTCATGCTAATGAGATTATGTGTAGTAATATATTGCATTTGCATCTGTTTCCATTTTCACATGACAACGATGTAGCATGTCAATCAAAATACAGTtccaaagattaaaaaaaaatagtgcaaagATTAAAACTGTATTAAGATTATAGACTAAAAGCTCTGTTTGCAGTTTTAAGATGACGAATTTCCAAAGCATTTGtctgaatatgtaaatatttgcagTATCCTGTATTGTAAGTGAGATGGGAGAGATATGAATTGATGTGATTGATATCAGTGGAGATGTGGGACAATATGGGCTTGACATGAAAAGGACGGATGCTCTCTGTCCCTGAAGTCCCTCGTATGACGTTGCCCTCTTCATTAAGGACAGATGGCCCTTTTTGTCCTCATCTGGCCACCATCCAACCCCTGTCTGCACTCTTGAGGGAGTAAAAGACGCTCGGTGACAAGTCTAGCGATATGAACAGTTGTGACGACCCGAGTCCCGAGCGATTTGCGACTCACTTGCACTGCGTCCTTGTAGAATTgatctgttatttattatttttagcatgCCTGCCATCCCTTTATCCTGGAATCAAGAGCATTTCGAAGGAGATGGTTTTGTCGTGATGTGATGCATTCAGATGCAAACATTTGTCACGCAACATCCGTGTCGGAAATGGTGTGCGTTTCTTATGGATTTGGCATAACGTCTTAACTATATTACGCTTTCATTGCATCACAATGCAATCTCTGGCTCTTCCTGAAATCACTGTGCATTGTTTATGTCCTGTTTTTTCTGtgagcaaataaatattttccttagTAAAAGCATTATAAATCAGGCGTCTGAGCCGTTGTTTTGCTGTGTATACATTTTAGCTTTCTCTATATTAAATGACAAAATTAGcatgatttaaatttgtttgtcttactAGGATGTTAAGTAATGTTTTATGTCATCTAGTTGCTTGactaataattattttcattactGCATTGTAATTTTCCAGCCTCTCAGGAGGTTTTATGCAAAGCATAAAATAGGTGTTTTCTCCACATCAGAGAGCTCAGATGATGCACTTCAGACATTAAATCACATTAGCCAAATTGTGTTAGAAGAAAAATGCATGTAGTCTCTAGACTTTCATGACTTCTTGGAAAAATGATATGTTAACCCTTGGATAAATGTGCTGTTGTGGACATTTGAGGTGATTCTTTAATTCTGACAATATATTTAcgatattttgggaaaatgcattTGTTCTAGTTTGATAAAAGATTAAATgtgctattttttattattttccttaTTTTTAAAAGGACGTGCTAGGATGTCCTCTGAAAAgagtaatatatttacattttaatatataaacattttaagttaatttattgCTCACCCAAATGTTTCTCTAACAagtggaaaaaatatttttttctgctctCAATTATCAACAATTGCCATTATCAGTATCAAAATGCACATTAATTGcacatactattttttttttttttttttggaaagacactttttttttttttttttttttgcagtctacACGAGTAAAAAGTGAAACATAAAGAAAGGCACTGAACTAACAAATATATGATTTAATGTGATCATTTTATATTAACATTGACATCCATGGCTTTTCTGACAAATGAAATACTGGGGGTGTGGCCAAATTATATCAATAATATTAGCTCTTCTGTCGTAACGAAAGGTAGGGGGGCGTGGTCAGTATGTTAATATTAATGAACCCTGCACAATCTGGTTATAATACGGCAGTTTTTAAAGGAAATATACAAGCGCCGTAAATCTAAAGAATCTATGTTTATtatctaaaaaatgttttgtctatttatttatttttccgcTGTGTCTCAGGAGGTCCCTGACCGAACAAAGGGTTTGTTATTATAACAGTCAGGTCCGGTTTAAACGCTCGCGTAAACACGCTTCTTCTGCGTCGCGTCTGGCTCGCGCTCTCTCCGCGGAGACGCTTCTATCGCGGACACGTCAGAGATCACCACGCATTTAGCGTGTCCAGTCAGAGCCCCCTCTGCCCTACTTTCATTCCCGATgctggaggaggatgaggaggcaAATCCCAGAATGTGCTCGCAGATGGATGCAGCTGTTATTGTAGTTCCGCGGATCGTGCGTGCGCGTAACGTGagtgaatagatagatagatagatagatagatagatagatagatagatagatagatagatattattaATCCCATGAGGGACATCGGAGGACGGGGTTGGAAGGACTTTTAAGCTCCAGAGGAGAGAAGGGGGTCCACTCAGTGCCGACCGGAGCATGATGGACCCCCTGGCCGACATTCGCGCGTCTCATGCGGAGCGCAGCAGCAGAGGAGCCGCCGGTGGAGAACCAGCGGACGAGCGGAAGCGCGGCTGCGGGAGAGACGCGGCGTTGGGCGGCAGCAACAGTCTGAGCAGCTTCGCCGACATGGAGGACTCGCTGGACGAGAAACTCAAAGGTCTGGCGTTCAAGAAACAGATCTCGTACAGGTAAAAAGAAAATGCGTCCGTGTTTCACACTGCGTTTATTTCTCCACCATATGGAGCGGTGAAACGTCTCAGATGGTTTGTTTTTTGTGCAGTACTAAACTATGCGAACCCCATTTGTTGTGCAAATCAACACACACCCACCTAAATAATACACATTGTCCCAGGATATCCTGTGAAATGAGATTTCGTTTATTTTCAAGCGAACAGCAATGACGTTAGGGCTAGTGTTGTTAAATGTATcgcattatgtaaaaaaaaaaaccttcatatcTTTATGTTGTCGTTTGGCCTGCTATTGATTTGCAAGCAGGATTCAGCTCTGTTTCCCTCTTGCACATGAAACCCTTGGGCAATCAGACTTGTATTGAATTGTAATTGTATTGAATTGTTTAATTGACATTTGATCAATTATTATGACACGAACAGAGCGATGCATGGCTGTATAATAATGAATTAGACTTTATCTGCTGTAGAAAGACCTATTCCCACATGTCAGGGTCATAAAGGACACGCTTTGACACATTAAAGGTCATTTCAGCACTACAGTAATGATACACAGTATTCACAATAATCTCTGGTGCATCCATATAAACTAAAGCCAttgatgagtttgtttgtgtAGTGGGGCTCAACCTTAAAACTGTCCTGGACATGT
The DNA window shown above is from Carassius carassius chromosome 26, fCarCar2.1, whole genome shotgun sequence and carries:
- the LOC132105508 gene encoding cyclic AMP-responsive element-binding protein 3-like protein 2, translated to MEIMDSGEPFLQWDKNLSELSEPGENDILYSTHFTELLDDLSQEALLGQLLSDPFLSGRGDAMDTEEDLTPASPVPPHIQAEHSYSLCGDSRPQSPLSHLPGEPDSDAGDTDNDEWPMEQEDKGLKMEPLLLPTLTLTPTPEGPAYEPVTDALLTPPAAPVKEDSESLSPQIKLEPHEVDQFLNLSPKGLESLQMPPTPPSSHGSDSEGSQSPVHPCAPASPTQTPAVLKVAPRAPSSLSSSPLLTAPHKLQGSGPLLLTEEEKRTLIAEGYPVPTKLPLSKAEEKALKKIRRKIKNKISAQESRRKKKEYMDALEKKVETCSSENSELRRKVETLECTNKSLLQQLHSLQAAVAGKVPRSCRVTGTQTSTCLMVVVLCFSVFLGSFYQGLSPCSSITKTELSREISIQDSYTTTVRSRNLLSIPEHGGLDEPYPVGLGGDYPDWDRQADVMAAWRLEQQHKQEQAELREAEPRPLIQNTNETQGQKAILIDLHTHRSDQWSNETAKVLQLERT